In the genome of Augochlora pura isolate Apur16 chromosome 8, APUR_v2.2.1, whole genome shotgun sequence, one region contains:
- the LOC144474305 gene encoding cytochrome P450 6k1: MVFETFILNALLIAPVVGALFYLYMTYSHTYWKRRGIPSTSGHWFFGNVKDALLFRKNASFFIGDLLLNAPADASLYGIYMLHKPFLLIKSPELIKRIMVKDFNAFADRFFTAQSFHDKIGSSNLFTIRNPEWKQLRTKITPVFTSGKMKKLFHLIVETTESMKNYLQKEIESETKIVNMRDIALKYTTDIISSIAFGIHVNSFDKDNDEFFRKAQEGLTPTIGRSIQFFFMFFFPSFSKYIGGQFLGSSTGYFRNVFWESMGNRELSKFKRGDLIDSLIEIKSDKRDNDFKLEGDVLVGQSAIFFVAGRESSVTTVCFTCYELARNPDIQKRVRKEILDVIEAEGLTYESIQNMKYLNQVVSEILRLYPAAPLLDRVTTTDYKVPDTDIILEKGTAVYIPLCGLHRDPNYFPDPDRFNPDRFSEENKGNIKQFTYMPFGEGPRNCIGMRLGIIQSTMGVITILRDFEVSLDPTYKYGVDRYNVFLSVPTDFKLNLKKL, from the exons ATGGTGTTTGAAACGTTCATCTTAAATGCTCTCTTAATAGCCCCCGTCGTAGGGGCGCTGTTTTACTTGTACATGACATATTCTCACACGTATTGGAAACGAAGGGGTATCCCTTCGACGTCGGGACATTGGTTCTTCGGCAATGTGAAAGATGCGCTGTTGTTCCGAAAAAATGCATCGTTCTTCATAGGCGATCTGCTTCTGAACGCCCCAGCGGACGCCAGTTTGTACGGGATCTACATGCTCCACAAACCCTTTCTGCTCATCAAGAGTCCGGAACTCATTAAACGGATCATGGTGAAGGATTTCAACGCGTTCGCCGATCGTTTTTTCACCGCTCAATCTTTCCACGATAAGATCGGCAGTTCGAATCTTTTCACTATCAGAAATCCGGAATGGAAACAATTGAG aACAAAAATAACGCCTGTGTTCACGAGCGGTAAGATGAAGAAGCTGTTCCATTTGATAGTCGAGACCACGGAGTCGATGAAGAACTATTTGCAGAAGGAAATCGAATCGGAGACGAAAATCGTCAACATGCGCGACATTGCCCTAAAATACACGACGGATATTATATCATCCATTGCTTTTGGCATTCATGTCAATTCATTCGATAAGGACAATGATGAATTCTTTAGAAAAG CACAAGAGGGACTTACACCCACGATCGGCCGAAGCATACAATTCTTTTTCATGTTCTTCTTCCCGTCGTTCTCGAAGTACATTGGCGGACAATTCCTCGGCTCCTCCACGGGATATTTCCGCAACGTGTTTTGGGAATCAATGGGCAATAGGGAGTTGTCAAAGTTTAAACGGGGCGACCTAATAGACTCACTTATCGAAATCAAGAGCGATAAGAGAGATAACGATTTCA AATTGGAAGGTGATGTTTTGGTGGGCCAGTCGGCTATATTTTTCGTCGCTGGCCGCGAGTCTAGCGTGACCACGGTTTGTTTCACGTGCTACGAGCTCGCCAGGAATCCGGATATACAAAAGCGTGTACGCAAAGAGATTCTAGATGTGATAGAAGCCGAAGGATTGACATACGAGAGCATTCAAAATATGAAGTATCTTAATCAAGTGGTTTCTGAGATCTTGAGACTGTACCCTGCGGCACCGCTCCTCGACAGAGTGACTACCACAGATTACAAG GTACCCGACACCGACATAATATTAGAAAAGGGAACGGCCGTGTATATACCTCTGTGTGGACTCCACCGTGATCCAAACTACTTCCCCGACCCAGACCGTTTTAATCCTGATAGATTTAGCGAAGAGAATAAGGGCAACATTAAACAATTCACGTACATGCCTTTTGGCGAAGGTCCACGGAATTGTATTG gaatGAGGCTTGGTATAATCCAATCTACCATGGGAGTGATCACCATCCTTAGGGATTTCGAAGTTTCGCTGGATCCTACTTACAAATACGGAGTTGACCGATATAACGTTTTCCTCTCAGTTCCAACTGACTTCAAACTGAATTTAAAGAAGCTTTAA